The following are from one region of the Anguilla rostrata isolate EN2019 chromosome 7, ASM1855537v3, whole genome shotgun sequence genome:
- the LOC135259946 gene encoding uncharacterized protein LOC135259946, which yields MDASILHGLISILIFQPCESHDGATATPLVFDLNAPLAVISQEEGKITDLAQTARTGANVTVDTDTKMKASETTEAEEKAPGDTYVPVRSRGSEVIDLHGESNAGAAETNDLGQISTSKDRLLNTGASAGQERPAAVPPFRDSDEANKKRESAESELDVADLETWRIGAISVVATLSLGIVIAVYCHKFRKRTVRQEVPVKNTEDREAAETINRESNKNIVTAGDSCVIGNVSNESSDLTMTKQEANLPDISWDCPTEAASSHDPS from the exons ATGGTGCCACTGCAACCCCTTTGGTCTTTGACTTGAATGCCCCACTGGCAGTGATCTCGCAGGAAGAGGGGAAGATCACAGATTTGGCACAGACAGCCCGAACAGGAGCTAACGTTACCGTGgatacagacacaaaaatgaAGGCCTCAGAGACCACAGAAGCTGAAGAAAAAG CCCCGGGTGACACGTACGTGCCAGTGAGGTCACGAGGCTCTGAGGTCATCGACCTACATGGAGAGAGCAACGCTGGGGCGGCTGAGACAAATGACCTCGGCCAGATCAGCACGTCCAAAGACCGACTCCTGAACACAGGCGCATCGGCCGGGCAAGAGCGACCTGCAGCCGTTCCCCCTTTCCGCGACTCGGACGAGGCTAACAAGAAGCGTGAATCTGCAGAGTCTGAGCTTGATGTGGCAG ATCTCGAAACTTGGAGGATTGGCGCAATTTCTGTAGTAGCAACTCTTTCTCTGGGAATCGTTATTGCAGTTTACTGTCACAAGTTCCGAAAAAGAACAGTTAG ACAGGAAGTTCCAGTGAAAaacacagaggacagagaggcagCAGAGACGATAAACAGGGAGTCCAACAAGAACATAGTGACTGCTGGGGACAGCTGTGTGATAGG GAACGTGTCAAACGAATCCTCAGATCTGACAATGACCAAACAAGAGGCAAACCTGCCAGACATTTCTTGGGATTGTCCCACGGAGGCTGCCAGTTCTCATGATCCATCTTAA